AATCCACGCATACCCTGGCGCCGACCAGATAACCATCGGCAACCTTACCCTCCAGGGTGATAGTAGCGGGTGGGGGAGGCGGCGTGGGTGGCTTAGGGGCATCATTGTTGTCGCTGCCGCCGCACGCGGTCAGTACCGAGCCAAGGGTGGCGGCAATGAGTAATTTGTTGAGTTCCATATGTTCGCTCCGCTGATGTTCGCTGTCTTTCCGTTTTTCAAAGCGTGTGCCCTGTGGCACTCATCCGGCTGCGCTGGCCTGCCCGGGGAGCTTGTCTCCCTCGGTGTGATTGAGCTGATTAGAGCATGATAAAGTGTAGAACCTACGCCGAAGGTAGTAGGTAAAATCAGTGACGACGGGGCAACAATAGTGCAAATCAACCTTTACGGCTGACGGCATAGTCGAAAAAGGCGCGCCGCTCTGGGCCCGACAATTCTGCGGGTATCTTGTTTGGGTGTTTGAACTCATCAAAACCGGCCACCCGGCCTGCCTGATTCAGGTGTGGGAAGGGGGCGTCCTCGGCGACGTCGGCAAGACCTAAAAAACGGTGCAGCGCCGCGAGTGCGCTAGCATCGGCGGGGTTTAACCACAGCAAATCGTCACGTCCGGCAAAATAGGCCTCCACCTGCTGCCTGTGCCTTGTAAAACACTGCTCAAGGTGCGGGGCAGAGAGTATATCCACTTGCCCTGCCTGCGCTTTAGCGAGCTCAAATACCTCATTAAAACTGCGTCTGAGCTGCGGATGAAAACCGCCTTTGGCCCTTGGGTCGAGCTTTGGCAGCATCCGCTCCAGCAGCCGTTGCATCGAGGGAACCCAGCTGTCGATTGTGCGCTCAAGGTAAACAAACTTACTGTTGGGGTAGAGTTTGTCCAGCTTTTGGTAGTCACTGAACACGGGCGCATCGGCGATGGCATCGGCAGCCTCAAAGCTTGCCTTGGTAAAGGCCATGTGCGCTACCTTGAGATGTGCCTGCCCGGCCTTTGGCATGGCTTCCAGCAGGGCCACGCACACACTGGTGGTGCCGGTGCGGGGCAAGCCGATAATAAAAATCTTGTTGATGGACTGGTTCATGGGGTCTTTTATGAGTGGCTGTCGGTGTGCTTCTGCAGCCCAGCCGGGTCGGGGTTCCCGGTCAGCACAGATCCAATAAGGGCCCTGATGGTATCAAATCGGGCGGGCAGTTGCCGC
The window above is part of the Shewanella litorisediminis genome. Proteins encoded here:
- a CDS encoding sulfotransferase family protein: MNQSINKIFIIGLPRTGTTSVCVALLEAMPKAGQAHLKVAHMAFTKASFEAADAIADAPVFSDYQKLDKLYPNSKFVYLERTIDSWVPSMQRLLERMLPKLDPRAKGGFHPQLRRSFNEVFELAKAQAGQVDILSAPHLEQCFTRHRQQVEAYFAGRDDLLWLNPADASALAALHRFLGLADVAEDAPFPHLNQAGRVAGFDEFKHPNKIPAELSGPERRAFFDYAVSRKG